A stretch of Phragmites australis chromosome 12, lpPhrAust1.1, whole genome shotgun sequence DNA encodes these proteins:
- the LOC133886940 gene encoding uncharacterized protein LOC133886940, whose amino-acid sequence MAEMLSSAIVGETMSKIVSNLIGKDEEKYDTSENIERLEMAQIKIEAALQMSNRWQISDMPLVRWRIKLKRAAQDCDDMLRKCKQRALEEEETRQRMSESSFPKRIARATKSLVSSFIPFGNDGSISSSGAVRRFERFAVDANEFLKFVEFGETPRQYMFFNPLVGHLLTGKSLRYQVLQGSKYRYFGIRPMNFAERGVEAMLGFVDIDFKVPTKGFSLSLMLRLSESTDIFGVIIKCMQSVAPHFKSAAEGVKKELIQLPTQDFSCVPYSPYGEGTQYWDNVHNTSTQWFRPNPLCCNEHEHDLSTSSSTCNTIESSPPPSKLLSDIFPEEVIVVHLQCHVSLPNQYKNRQSSATAFELGGRSSFNPDMHPLKLGILFIPHDTPEDIEPSADGYALEVIDEKDQETIHMNACLQDLDEKFLPKAIDYLYKNAESNMYQICLKSRHGTAHLCVENTTTEMQSSRRIKASTHARNRRVIQKQENCRMQEWKKVPRDLLKLWVVRASDKLQGSIRSWTAVRKLA is encoded by the coding sequence ATGGCAGAGATGTTGAGTTCTGCCATCGTTGGGGAAACAATGAGTAAAATCGTATCAAATCTTATTGGCAAGGATGAAGAGAAGTATGACACGAGTGAAAACATCGAGAGGCTAGAGATGGCACAGATTAAGATTGAGGCGGCACTCCAGATGTCCAACAGATGGCAGATTTCCGACATGCCACTGGTACGGTGGCGGATCAAGCTGAAGCGTGCCGCGCAGGACTGCGATGACATGCTGCGCAAGTGCAAGCAGCGTGCCCTCGAAGAGGAAGAGACGAGGCAGCGCATGAGCGAGTCCTCGTTTCCCAAACGGATTGCTCGTGCTACCAAGTCACTCGTCTCATCTTTCATTCCCTTTGGCAACGATGGCTCGATAAGTAGCTCTGGTGCAGTCCGAAGATTCGAGAGATTTGCGGTAGATGCAAACGAATTCCTAAAGTTCGTCGAGTTCGGCGAAACCCCGCGACAGTACATGTTCTTCAATCCTCTTGTTGGCCACCTTCTTACAGGGAAGTCTCTAAGGTACCAAGTGTTGCAAGGAAGCAAGTACCGCTACTTTGGCATAAGACCCATGAACTTTGCAGAGCGTGGAGTAGAGGCAATGCTAGGCTTTGTTGACATAGATTTCAAGGTTCCTACGAAGGGTTTCAGTCTAAGCTTGATGCTACGCCTCTCTGAAAGTACTGACATATTTGGTGTCATAATCAAGTGCATGCAGTCAGTTGCACCTCATTTCAAGTCTGCAGCTGAAGGTGTCAAGAAAGAGCTCATTCAGCTGCCCACCCAAGATTTTTCTTGTGTGCCATATTCTCCTTACGGCGAGGGTACTCAGTACTGGGACAATGTCCACAACACTTCGACTCAATGGTTTCGTCCAAACCCACTCTGCTGCAATGAGCATGAGCATGATTTGAGCACTTCTTCTAGCACCTGTAATACAATTGaatcatcaccaccaccatcaaagCTGTTGTCTGATATATTTCCTGAAGAGGTTATCGTAGTGCATTTGCAGTGCCATGTCTCGCTGCCTAATCAGTACAAAAACAGGCAGAGTTCAGCTACAGCTTTtgaacttggaggaagaagctCTTTTAATCCAGATATGCATCCTCTAAAGCTGGGAATTCTTTTCATACCCCATGACACACCGGAGGATATCGAGCCTTCAGCTGACGGTTATGCTCTAGAGGTGATTGATGAAAAGGACCAAGAAACAATACACATGAATGCATGCCTTCAAGACCTCGACGAGAAGTTTCTACCAAAGGCGATAGACTATCTCTATAAGAATGCTGAATCCAATATGTATCAAATCTGCTTGAAGTCCAGACATGGCACTGCACACCTTTGTGTGGAGAATACGACCACAGAAATGCAAAGTAGCCGTAGGATTAAAGCCAGTACACATGCTCGCAATAGAAGAGTAATTCAGAAACAAGAGAATTGCAGGATGCAGGAATGGAAGAAGGTGCCAAGGGACCTGCTAAAGCTATGGGTTGTGCGTGCATCTGACAAGCTACAAGGTTCAATCAGATCTTGGACTGCCGTACGTAAATTGGCTTAA